A region from the Acanthopagrus latus isolate v.2019 chromosome 8, fAcaLat1.1, whole genome shotgun sequence genome encodes:
- the si:ch211-256a21.4 gene encoding uncharacterized protein si:ch211-256a21.4 encodes MKLLELGDAVSRFRFSQSCVGFAGCLCVIYAVWTPYWLKDRGLWAEWNNTNTEQTNHKGVFNALEAERVFAVLSFLMAVSTGALCLVFALCWTSQTVRSYSNTRSLLMAGQALYPTTLLLLTMASTGFFFLLSWSLFTYQHREEISQDLSSLGSSYWLGAIGWFLLLVMEMIVFVAEQAVVPDILPDLEKAVESWRISSQLRTTTLSCSDSYNSAYSPSDMYPQRFVSAAL; translated from the exons ATGAAGTTGCTGGAGCTGGGGGACGCCGTCAGTCGCTTCAGGTTTTCTCAGTCCTGCGTGGGCTTTGCGGGCTGCCTGTGTGTGATCTACGCAGTATGGACACCGTACTGGCTGAAGGATAGGGGGCTCTGGGCCGAGTGGAATAACACTAACACTGAGCAGACAAATCACAAAGGTGTCTTCAACG CCCTTGAAGCAGAGAGGGTGTTTGCGGTTCTCTCCTTCCTGATGGCCGTCAGCACCGGCGCTCTGTGCCTGGTGTTTGCCCTCTGCTGGACGTCTCAGACGGTGCGTTCCTACTCCAACACTCGCTCTCTCCTGATGGCAGGACAGGCGCTCTACCccaccacactgctgctgctcaccatGGCCTCGACAG gtttcttctttctcctcagctgGTCTCTGTTCACTTATCAGCACCGGGAGGAAATCAGTCAAGACCTCTCCAGCCTCGGCTCCTCCTATTGGTTGGGGGCGATTGGGTGGTTCCTGCTGTTGGTCATGGAGATGATAGTCTTCGTAGCTGAACAAGCTGTTGTGCCAGACATCCTACCAGACCTAGAAAAGGCCGTGGAGTCTTGGCGGATTTCCTCTCAACTCAGGACCACTACACTCTCCTGCAGCGATAGTTATAACTCTGCTTACAGCCCGAGCGACATGTATCCACAGAGGTTTGTGTCAGCAGCACTCTGA
- the accs gene encoding 1-aminocyclopropane-1-carboxylate synthase-like protein 1 produces the protein MDFRGRRHERGSNWTDPEIVELLQLWSDESVQIELESSLRNQRVFDRIAHILREKGIYRTGDQCREKIKKMKLEYRRIKDNYKMRSWKFYDVMDRVLANRPAITYSSLGGAVIAQQVFQSPGGSEPYVQGAPAGSFGPLSAGGFLFGQPPKAGEQLDIKCEDVDESMLNSGVAPPEMYYGSGDDQETDGQSLLGPEDQLGRGESSTNARISPSGFSDLNIASSATGAAQAVGGPMPHDTPEQPRKDGFHPPTFERQKKRRRGGKASSGYGGGSQGRLDKALASFLNWQQSAEERLLSLEEARMEREFQAEERREQREERRAEQERQHELRLFRMLTGALVAVRQRAPTAETQPTDPSFSPPAHLSASLMTTAAASLSSSLSQPPSEAPSAQAVSTQETIKSTLPTSAKPCERSLDVLATARCVETPGPSVYLSNRGNSIRQQQGILQEGFAQYGADKYHDTDNPGGIINMGTSENKLCYDLLHKRLTKPDMLLIDPSLLQYSDWRGHTFLREEVAKFLTSYCRSPNPLKADNVVVMNGCGSLFSCIAAVICDPKDAILIPTPFYGVITEDLDLYGEVKLFHVPLDCEADSKDSRPFHLTVEKLEEGLKRAKQEGLIIRAVILVNPHNPLAEIYTPKEMMAFLEFAKRNELHAIVDEVYMLTVFDESVTFHSVLSVDSLPDPQRTHVMWGMSKDFAMAGIRIGTLYTENRDLVEALAKLGPFHGISGTTQHQVARLLQDRDWISKDFLPENRCRLKAAHSYLTGELQGMGIPYLDRPAALYVWADLRKYLRESSFEEELSMWRCFLRHKVVLSCGQAFSCSTPGWFRMVFAVQQPHLQLGLKRIREALKEIEGKSTSADSIKEASKESKKSVKEDSADPDNAAIVNSTSSPQSKSSDQLKENDSPVPDTGSLATEEFVLLDCQASKPAEGLGSLIGTLRHQIRSSDWLEKNTPELSAGEDPEILDVFKALLQRARK, from the exons ATGGACTTTCGCGGCAGGAGGCACGAGCGAGGCAGCAACTGGACCGACCCGGAGAtagtggagctgctgcagctgtggtcgGACGAGTCGGTCCAGATCGAACTGGAGAGCTCGCTGCGCAACCAGCGCGTATTCGACCGCATAGCCCACATCCTGCGGGAGAAGGGCATCTACCGCACCGGCGACCAGTGCAGGGAGAAGATCAAGAAGATGAAGCTGGAGTACCGCCGCATCAAGGACAACTACAAGATGAGGTCCTGGAAGTTCTACGATGTGATGGACAGGGTGCTGGCGAACCGACCGGCTATCACCTACTCCTCCCTGGGCGGAGCTGTCATAGCTCAACAGGTGTTCCAGAGCCCAGGTGGGTCCGAGCCGTACGTGCAGGGGGCCCCAGCAGGCTCGTTTGGtcctctgtctgcaggagggtTTCTGTTTGGTCAGCCCCCTAAAGCCGGAGAGCAACTGGATATTAAATGTGAAGATGTCGATGAGAGCATGCTGAACTCAGGTGTTGCGCCCCCCGAGATGTACTATGGGTCTGGAGACGACCAGGAGACTGATGGACAGTCTCTGCTGGGGCCAGAGGACCAACTGGGTAGAGGAGAGAGCTCAACGAATGCACGAATCTCGCCTTCAG GTTTTAGTGACCTGAACATTGCCAGCTCTGCCACAGGTGCCGCCCAGGCTGTTGGTGGTCCCATGCCACACGATACACCTGAGCAACCCAGGAAGGATGGTTTTCATCCCCCAACCtttgagagacagaagaagcGTCGCCGGGGTGGCAAAGCATCATCTGGCTACGGGGGTGGCAGTCAGGGGCGCCTGGACAAAGCCCTGGCCAGCTTCCTGAACTGGCAGCAGTCAGCCGAGGAGCGCCTGCTCTCTCTGGAGGAGGCGCGGATGGAGAGAGAGTTTCAGGCTGAGGAGCGCAGGGAACagcgggaggagaggagggcagagcaGGAGCGCCAGCATGAGCTCCGCCTGTTCCGCATGCTCACGGGAGCGTTGGTTGCGGTCAGACAGCGTGCCCCGACTGCTGAGACACAGCCGACTGACCCTTCCTTCTCACCGCCAGCTCATCTGTCAGCTTCACTGATGACCACAGCCgcagcctccctctcctcatctttATCTCAGCCCCCCTCAGAAGCTCCCTCAGCACAGGCCGTCTCCACTCAGGAGACAATAAAGTCAACTCTGCCCACATCTGCCAAGCCCTGTGAAAGGTCTCTGGATGTTTTGGCAACAGCGAGATGTGTAGAAACTCCTGGCCCGAGCGTGTACCTGTCCAACCGTGGTAACAGCATCCGACAGCAGCAAGGCATCCTCCAGGAGGGCTTTGCCCAATATGGAGCGGACAAATACCACGACACAGATAACCCTGGT GGTATAATCAACATGGGCACCAGTGAGAACAAACTATGTTATGATCTTCTTCATAAACGG CTGACCAAACCCGACATGCTGCTTATTGACCCGTCTTTGTTGCAGTATTCAGACTGGAGGGGACACACGTT CCTGAGAGAGGAGGTTGCAAAGTTCCTGACGAGCTACTGCCGTTCTCCAAACCCACTGAAAGCCGACAAT gttgtgGTGATGAACGGCTGCGGTTCCCTCTTCTCGTGTATCGCAGCAGTCATTTGTGACCCCAAAG ATGCCATTCTCATTCCTACGCCTTTCTACGGTGTGATCACTGAGGATCTAGATCTGTACGGCGAGGTCAAACTCTTTCATGTTCCTCTTGACTGTGAG GCCGACAGCAAGGACAGCCGACCCTTCCACCTCACTGTGGAGAAACTAGAAGAAGGTCTGAAAAGAGCCAAGCAAGAG GGGTTGATCATCCGAGCTGTTATACTGGTGAACCCCCATAACCCTCTGGCTGAGATCTACACCCCGAAGGAGATGATGGCATTCTTGGAGTTTGCcaaaag AAATGAGCTCCATGCCATTGTGGATGAAGTGTACATGCTGACGGTGTTTGATGAATCAGTCACCTTTCACAGTGTCCTCAGTGTAGACAG TTTGCCCGACCCACAGAGGACGCATGTGATGTGGGGGATGAGCAAG GACTTTGCCATGGCAGGAATCAGAATAGGCACCCTGTACACTGAGAACAGAGACCTTGTGGAGGCTTTGGCCAAGCTGGGTCCCTTCCACGGTATCTCTGGAACCACCCAGCACCAGGTAGCACGACTCCTTCAGGACAGAG ATTGGATCAGCAAGGATTTTTTGCCTGAGAACAGATGCAGACTGAAAGCTGCTCACAGTTACCTGACAGGAGAGCTGCAGGGTATGGGCATCCCCTACCTGGACAGGCCTGCTGCACTTTATGTTTGGGCTGACCTCCGAAAG TACCTCAGAGAGTCTTCGTTTGAGGAGGAGCTGTCTATGTGGCGATGTTTCCTCAGACACAAGGTGGTTTTGAGCTGCGGTCAAGCCTTCTCCTGCTCCACACCCGGCTGGTTCCGCATGGTCTTCGCAGTCCAACAACCCCACCTTCAACTAG GCCTGAAGCGAATTAGGGAGGCTTTGAAAGAAATTGAAGGAAAAAGCACCAGCGCTGATTCTATCAAAGAGGCCAGTAAGGAGAGCAAAAAATCAGTGAAAGAGGACAGTGCAGATCCAGACAACGCTGCGATTGTCAATTCAACATCGTCACCCCAGAGCAAGTCATCCGACCAGCTGAAGGAGAATGATAGCCCTGTTCCTGACACAGGCTCGCTGGCCACCGAGGAGTTTGTGTTGCTGGACTGCCAAGCGTCGAAGCCTGCAGAGGGTCTGGGCTCTCTGATTGGGACTCTCAGGCACCAGATCcgctcctctgattggctggagaaAAATACTCCAGAGCTGTCTGCCGGAGAGGACCCAGAGATTCTTGATGTATTCAAGGCACTGCTGCAGAGAGCCAGAAAGTAA